From Daucus carota subsp. sativus chromosome 6, DH1 v3.0, whole genome shotgun sequence, the proteins below share one genomic window:
- the LOC108224414 gene encoding serine/arginine-rich SC35-like splicing factor SCL33, with protein MRGRSYRYSPSPPPRNYRSSRRRSPSPRGSYGGRSRDGPTSLLVRNLRHDCRPEDLRRPFGEFGPLKDVYLPRDYYSGEPRGFGFVQYVHPADAEEAKYHMDGQVFLGRELTVVFAEENRKKPQEMRARERVRGRSYDRKPSPQRYRRSYSRSPDYYSPSPRRREYSRSISPRRRSYRGRSYSRSPRGSRSRSRTPVSSRSWSRSRSRSRSPEPY; from the exons ATGAGGGGTAGGAGTTACCGTTACAGTCCCTCGCCACCACCGAGGAATTACAGAAGCAGTAGACGTCGGAGTCCGAGTCCAAGGGGTTCGTATGGAGGCCGTAGCAGAGATGGGCCTACTAGTCTCTTGGTTCGCAACCTTCGTCATGATTGTAG ACCAGAAGATCTTCGCAGACCATTTGGCGAATTTGGTCCTCTGAAAGATGTTTACTTGCCTAGAGATTATTATTCCGG AGAGCCTCGTGGGTTTGGTTTTGTGCAATATGTGCACCCTGCTGATGCTGAAGAGGCCAAATATCATATGGATGGTCAAGTTTTCCTAGGTCGAGAATTGACAGTGGTATTTGCTGAAGAAAATAGGAAAAAACCTCAGGAAATGAGGGCAAGGGAACGTGTCAG GGGCCGATCATATGACAGAAAACCATCCCCTCAACGTTATAGAAGATCTTATTCCCGCAGTCCAGATTATTATTCACCGTCACCGAGGCGTAGGGAATATTCAAG GTCAATTTCGCCTCGACGTAGGAGCTATCGAGGAAGGTCTTACTCCAGGAGTCCTCGTGGTTCTAGGAGTCGAAGCAGAACCCCTGTGAGCAGCCGCAGCTGGAGCAGGAGCAGGAGCAGAAGCAGGAGTCCCGAACCTTACTAG